The genome window AAGCGCGCAAAACGCGGCTGGCCAGCCAGCGTCGCGATATTGCCCATCGACAGCGAGGTCTCCGCATAATTCTCGGCCCGGCTCACCTGCACGCGGCTGGCGGCCGCGGCTTTCGCATCCACACCCTCACAGCGCCAGGCGCCCATGCCGCGTGCCGCAAAGAAGGTCTCGCCAGCCCCGAAGCAGGGTGCGCAGGACACGCCAACGATCAGCTCACCGCGATGCATCAGCGCGATCTGCGTCGAGAACATCGGATAGCCGCGCACGAAGGCCTTGGTGCCGTCGATGGGGTCCACCAGCCAGACATAGTCGGCGTCCGGCCGGTCGATGCCGAACTCCTCGCCGTAAAAGCCGTGATCCGGGAACAGCGCCGCAAGATGCGCCTTGATGGTCTTCTCGGCCGCTTCGTCGACTTCTGTGACCGGACTGGCGTCGGCCTTGGTGCGCACTTTGAAGCCACCGGCGTAACCGTCGCGAATCACGCCCGCGGCGGCGGTCGCGGCGCCCAGCGCCGCGTCGAGGAACTGCTGCATGTTCTGCCCGTTGCTGAACAATGAGGGGGCGCATCTTACCGGAAAGCCTGCTTACCCCCGGCCGGGCCGTTATGATCTGGGCCCCCGAGAAGACAACCAGAGCATGGGAAACCGACTCAGCAAGATCACTACCCGCACCGGCGACAGCGGCGAGACCGGCCTGGCCACCGGCGAGCGCGTCCCAAAGACCTCGCCGCGCGTCGGCGCCATGGGCGAGATCGATGAGCTCAACAGCCTGCTCGGTATCGCACTGGCCGACGGCCTGCCCGAGCCGCTGCCGGGGTTGCTGGCGCCTCTGCAGCATGAGCTCTTCGACCTCGGCGGTGAACTCGCCATGCCCGGGCACAGCCTCCTCGGCGAAGCGGCCGTCGCGCGCATTGAGGAAGCCAGCGGCCAGATCAACGAACTGCTGCCGCCACTCAAGGAATTCGTGCTGCCCGGCGGCACTGTCGCGGCTGCACGCCTGCACCTGGCGCGCGCCGTAGCGCGCCGCTGCGAGCGCGCCCTCTGGATCCTGGCCGCCGACGAGACGGTCACGCCCGAAGCGCTGATGTATTGCAACCGCCTCTCCGACCTGCTCTTCAACGCCGCCCGCCTCGCGGCCCGCGCCGACAGCGACAACGAAATCACTTGGCGACGACCCGGCCAACGCTGAGCTGGAACAGCGAAAGCTAGAGCCGCAGATTTCGCAAGTCTCCGGGGATAGGTCGACTGACTCAACGGGACGCGATGCCGCGAAGCGGCGAGCCGAGTAGTGCGTGCCCTTTGAGGTGTGATGCGCGACCGATTTGCCAGCGGCAAGTCGCAGCGCGCATCACGGCTGGGCCATGGGTCGATCGCATGTCGATCGACGGGTGCACAAGGATGTGCACCCCGGGCTTCGGGCGGAGCAGGAGTGCGCAGCCCGAAGGCCCAGCCAGGGTCACTTGGAGCAGTGCGCCGAGGAGGAGGGGCCCCGCGCCAGCGGGGATCCGACCGGCGCATCTGCGACGAGGTCCGGAAAACCGAGCCTAGTGACTGCGGCGATCTTTGCGCTCCAAGCAAAAGCAGCTATGCGGCAGGAACGTCGCTGCCCCAACTGCCGCTGTCACTAAGCTCGGCTCCTGCCTCGCTGAGTGATCCGGCCCGGACATCCATGTCCGCGCATTCACCCGCTGCGAATGCCCGCTGGGCATTCGGTCGGGCTCACCCGCACCGCCAGTGACGCTACGACCGGCAGCGCCAAGCTGACAGGGCGCGGAACCGTCAACACGACGGGTTCAATGCCCTCTGCACCAAGTCATTACCGGAAACTGGGGGATTTCGCACCGCCCTCCTAACGCCGATAACGCAACTCCGCCAACAGCCGCTGCCAGTCGAAATGCGGCCCCGGATCGGTCTTGCGCCCCGGCGCAATATCGCTGTGGCCAACGATGCGCGCTGGCGCGATCCCCGGATAGGCCGCCATCAGAGCGCGCGCAGCGCGCGTCAGGCTGGCGTACTGCGCCTCCGTGAAGCCCTCGGTGTCGCAGCCCTCCAGCTCGATGCCGACGGAGAAATCGTTGACGCGAGAGCGGTCGCCGAAGCTGGAGGCGCCAGCGTGCCAGGCGCGTGCGTCGAAGCCAACATATTGATGAACACCGCCGTCGCGGAAGATGCAGCAGTGCGCCGACACTTGCAGGCCGCGCAGTGCAGCGAAATAGGGGTGTGCGTCGCAATCGAGAGCGTCGGTAAAAAGGGCGTCGATGTGCGCACCGCCGTATTCGCCGGGTGGCAGCGAGATGGCGTGCACCACCAGCGTGTCGATATCGGCGGCGCCGCCCGGCCGCGCGTCCTGATGCGGGCTCGGGCGCCAATCAGCGGCATCCAGTCGGTGGCTTTGCGCATCGACCGTCCAGGGCTGTGGCAGCAGCGTGTCCGGCAGGCGAGCACGAGGGGTCATCATGAGGCAGCGAGCTCCCGGCGCCGCGCTACACTCGGTGCCCCCATTGCTTCTAGCCTGAGCTCCATGCCGCGCAACGCATCAATGCTTCGCATCCTGCCCCTCTGCCTGGGCCTTCTGGCCGGCTGCAGCCTCACCAACGAGCGCCCGGCCACCGCCGATGCGCCGGAGTTGCCACTGCCCACGGTCGACTGGTCGCAGCATACCCTCGACAACGGCCTGACGCTGCTCGTGCACGAGGACCCGAAGGCGCCAGTGGCGGGCGTCTACGTCTGGTATCGGGTGGGCTCCAAGGACGAGTCGCCAGGCCGCACGGGCTTCGCGCATCTCTTCGAGCATCTGATGTTCACCGGCACCGAGCACTTCGACGGCGAGTTCTTCGAGCCGCTGATCGCCGTCGGCGCCACCGGCATGAACGGCACCACCAGCACCGACCGCACGAATTACTACCAGACCGTGCCGGTGCGTGCGCTGGATCGGGCGCTGTGGCTGGAGTCGGAGCGCATGGGGCATTTCATCGGTGCCGTCACCGAGGACAAGCTCGAGCGCGAGAAAGGCGTCGTGCAGAACGAATACCGCCAGCGCCGCGACCGGCCCTACGGCGCGATGTGGGATCACCTCGTCAAGGGCAGCTACCCACAGGGCCATCCCTATTCCTGGCCGACCATCGGCCGCATGGAGGACATCGCCGCAGCCGAGCTCGACGAAGTGCGCGAATGGTTCAACACGCACTACGGCGCGGCCAACGCCATCCTCGTCGTAGCCGGCGACGTCGAGGCCGAGGCCGTGCGCGAGCGCGTGGCACATTACTTCGGCGGCATCGATCCGGGCCCCACCCTGCACAAGCCCCAGCGCGACATCGCGCGAATGGACGGCGAGAAGCGAGAGGTCATGGAGGACAAGGTTCCGCAGGCGCGCCTGTTGATGGCCTGGAACATTCCGCCCGAATTCGCCCCCGCGACCAACGCCCTGCATCTGGCCGGCGATCTGCTCGCCTCCGGGCGCGCCAGCCGCTTGCACCGCGAACTGGTCGAAGAGCGCGAGCTGGCGACCCAGGTCTCGGCCGGCGTCTGGGGTAAGAAGCTGGGCTCGCAATTCATCGTCGACGCCACCGCCGCCGAGGGCGTGTCGCTGGACGAGCTGGAGGCCGCCATCGACGAGATCCTCTCGCGCTTCAAAGCCGAAGGCCCCTCGGCGGAGGAGCTGCAGAGGGCGCGGGTTCGGCTCTACGCCTCGACGATCCGCGGCCTGCAGGATGTCGGCGGCAGCGGCAAGGCCGATCTGCTGGCGCGCTCGCTGGCCCTGGGCGGCAGCCCGGATGCCTGGCGCGAGCAGCTCATGCAGTACCGCGACGCCACCCCCGAGAGCGTGCGCAGTGCTGCCGCAGAGTGGCTGGAGGAGGGCCGCTACGTGCTGGAAGTGCACCCGCGCGGCAATCTCGCCGCCGGCGAGGACAAGGCCGACCGCAGCAAGATGCCCGAACCGCAGGGCGAGCCCCCGGCGCTGTCGCTACCCGATCTGCAGCACATGACGCTCTCCAACGGCCTGAAGGTCGCACTGGCCGAGCGCTCGGGCGTGCCGCAGGTGGAGTTCCGCTTCATCGCCGATGCCGGCTACGCCACCGACCCGGCACAGCTGCCCGGACTGGCGAGCATGGCCGAAGCGCTGCGCACGCGCGGCACGCCCGAGCGCGACGCCATCGCCATCAGCGAGACGACCGACTCGCTTGGCGCCCAATTGTCCGCCAGCGTGACGCGCGATCACGCCATCATCGGCCTGAGCGCGGTACGACCCTTCCTCGCCGACAGCCTGGCGCTGTTCAGCAATGTGCTGCGCGCGCCCAGCTTCCCGGAGGAGGAACTGGCACGCATGAAGCGCCGGCGCGAAGCGGCCATCACACAGGAGAAGGCACAGCCCTCCGGCCTGGTTTCGCGTCATCTGTCGACCCTGCTCTATGGCGAGGGCCACCCCTACGCCCAGCCGCCCAGCGGCACCGGCACAACGGAATCTCTGGCAACCATGACGCGCGCCGACCTGCAGGCCTATCAGCGCGACCATATCCGACCCGACAACGCGCAGCTGCTGGTCACCGGCGACATCGACATCGAGGCACTACGCCCGCTGCTCGAGCAGCACCTCGGCGCGTGGCAGCCGCCCGCGAACGCACTACCGAAGCAGCGCAGTCTGGCCGTGCCCGAACGCGACAACGGCCGCGTCTTCCTCATTGATCGCCCCGGCGCCCAGCAGTCCTACGTCGCCGCCGCGCGCACCGCTCCGCCTTCCGGCAGCCCGAACGACGTCGGCTTCGAGCTCGTCAACGAAGTGCTCGGCGGCAAGTTCACGGCCCGGCTCAACCAGGAGCTGCGCGTGGCGCGGGGCTGGTCCTACGGCATCGGCTCGGCGCTGACCGAGGCGCTCGGCCCGCGCCCCTTCTACGTCTACGGCGCAGTACAGACCGACCGCACCGCCGACGCAGCCGCGGTCATTCGCGACGAACTGGCCGCCATCCGCGGCGAACGGCCACCGACGCCCGGAGAGCTGGATGACGCCGCGCGCAGCCTGACGCTGAGCCTGCCCGGCGAGCATCAGACCCTCGGCCAGGTCACCAGCAGCCTAGGGGAGCTGCTGCGCCTGAATCTCCCCGAAGACTACTTCGCCGACTACGTGCCGGCCGTCAACGCCGCCGGCCCGGAGCAGGTCGCCGAAGCGGCAGACAAGCTGATTGCACCCGACGCCATGACCTGGCTCGTCGTCGGCGACCGCAGTCGCATCGAGGCGGATCTACGCGAGCTGGGGCTGGGCGAGCTGACGGTGCTCGACCGCAACGGCCAGCCGGTCGAGTAGGGGCGGGACATCGGCTGATGCACGTCGTCTACAAAGCGGCCGACCCGCTGGAGGCCGCCATCGTGCGCGACCTGCTGCGCGAGGCCGGGCTGAGCGCCGAATGCCTGGACGAGATGGCATGGGGCGCTCAGGGCGAGCTTCCGGCCAACCTTTTTCCGCGCGTGGCCGTGCGCTGGCAGCAGGAAGTCGCCCGCGCCCGCGAACTGATCCGCGACTATGAGCACAGCCCGCGCCAGTCTGACTGGCGCTGCCGCAGCTGCGGCGAAACCGTCGACGGCAGCATGGGGCTCTGCTGGAAGTGCGGCGCGCAACCGCCCGGCGAGGGCAGCGCGTGAGTACCGCCGGCCCGGCGGTGGTCCTGCTCGAACCGGAGATCCCCGGCAACACCGGCAACATCATCCGTCTCTGCGCCAACGCGGGAGCGGCGCTGCATCTGGTGCGGCCGCTGGGCTTCAGCCTGGAGGATCGCCTACTCAAACGCGCCGGCCTCGACTACCACGAGTATGTCCGCGTGCAGGTGCACGACGACCTGCAAGCCGCGCGCACGGCGCTGGGCGAGCGCAGATGGATCGCCTTCTCGGCGCACGGCACGGGCACGCACGCCGATTGGGACTACCGCCCGGACGACGTGCTGCTATTCGGCCCCGAGACGCGCGGCCTGCCGCCCGCGACACGCGAGGATGCCGCGGCTTGCCTGCGCATCCCGATGCAACCCGACGTGCGCAGCCTGAACCTTTCCAACGCCGCCGCCATCGTGCTCTTCGAGGCCTGGCGCCAGCAGGCCTTTGCGCCGGACTGGAGGCGCGGCTAGGGAAGTTCTGCAAAACGTCGCGCGCGAAAGCAGGTTGTCAGGCACATCCCTGTGCCTGTCCCCTGCGGGGCTAGCGCGCCACCGCCGGCGCTCAAGATGCCAAGCGCAGCAGTCGTGCAGAGCTTCCTAATCGGTCTCGGCGCGTGGCGGCCTGGTCGCCAGCCGTCGCAACGCTTCCACCGGCGTCGTCTCGCCGGCGAGGATAGCGACGACCTGCTCGGTGATGGGCATCTCTACGCCGTACCGCTGGGCGAGCCGCAGCACTTCCGGCGCCACGCGCACGCCCTCGACCACCTGCCGAATCTCGCGCTGAGCCGCTTCCAGCGACTTGCCGTCGGCGAGCGCCTTGCCCATGCGACGGTTGCGGGAGAGATCGTCGGTGCAGGTCAGCACCAGATCGCCCATGCCGGCCAGCCCCATCAGCGTCTCGCGATTGCCGCCGAGCGCCTCGCAAAGGCGCATGATTTCGGCGAGCCCGCGCGTAATCAGCGCCGTGCGGGTATTCGCACCCAGGCCGATGCCGTCGGTCATGCCAGTAGCGATGGCGATGACATTCTTGACCGCGCCGCCCACCTCCACGCCGATGACGTCGTCGTTCCAGTAGGCGCGGAAGGCGCCGTAATGGAATGCACCGACGATCTCCTCGGCGAAATCCTCTTCCTCGGAGGCGATGGCCACGGCCGTGGGCAGGCCCTGTCCGACTTCGCGCGCGAAGGTCGGGCCGGAAAGCACCGCCAGCCGCGGCCAGTCGCCGAGCACGGCCTGCGCGACCTCGTGCGGCAGTCGCCCGCTTTCCGGCTCCAGCCCCTTGCAGGCCAGCACCACACCCTGGCCTGCGCGCAAGTGCGGCTTCATCTGATGCAGCAGTTCGCCCAGGGCGTGACTCGGCACGACCACGAGCACCGGTCCGTCGACAGCCATCGCACGCGCCAGATCCGGCTCCACGCGCAGCGTCTGTGGCAGATGGCAACCGGGTAGGTACTCATGATTCTCGCGCTCGGCGTCCATGGCCGCCAGCGCTTCGGCGTCACGCCCCCAGAGCACGACCTCGTCGAGATGCTGGGCGAGGTGCGCAGCCAGAGCGGTGCCGAAGGAGCCGGCACCCAGCACGGCCATCGTCCGCACTGCCGGCACCTCGCTCATGGCTACTGCACCGTTTCCTTGGCACCGGAGCGCTGGCGCTCCAGATGCTCGCGATACAGCGCGTCGAAGTTCACGGGTTGCAGCAGCAGCTGCTGGAAGCCGCCGCGCTGCGCGAGCTCAGAGACCGCCTCGCGCGTGTAGGGAAAGAGCGCCTGCGGGCAGTGCGTATTGAGCACTTGCGGCAACTCCTGCTCGGAAAAGCCGGTCAGCAGGAAGAGGCCAGCCTGCTCAACCTCGATGATGAAGGCGGTCTCTTCCTCGAGCTTGGCCGACACCGTCACCTTCAGTGCCACCTGGTAGTAGCCAGCCTGTTCCAGCGCAGTGGTGGCAGTGCTCAAATTGACATCGACGGAGGGCTTCCAGGTTCTCTGGAAAATCTCGGGCGCCTTCGGAACCTCCAGCGAGGCGTCCTTGAGGTAGATCTTCTGTAGCGCCAACTGACGCTGCGGCTGCTCGTTTTCCGCCATTTCAGCTCTGCTCATTGATGTAGGGGGCAAGCATGGCGTCAAGCTTGCCGGCACGGTCCAACGCCGCCAGCTCGTCGAAGCCGCCGACATGCGTCTCGCCGATGAAGATCTGCGGCACCGTGCGCGACGCTGGCGCGCGCTTCTGCATCTCGGCGCGGGCAGACTCGTCCTGATCGATGCGCAAATCGTCGTAAGCCGCTCCTTTGGCGCTCAGTAGGCGCTTGGCCATGACGCAGTAGGGGCAGATGCGGGTGCTGTAGACGCTGATTCGGCTCATTTCGATGCATTGCTTATGGGTAGGCCGGCTTGCTGCCAAGCGTTGATGCCGCCGCGCATGGCGTAGACCTCTTCAACGCCCTGCTTGCGCAGCTTTTCGACGACACCGGGGGCGGTCGCCCCCAGCGCGCAATAGACGACCAGCGGTGCGCTCTTCAACTTGCCGAGTTCCTTCTGCGAACTGTCGATCTTGTTCGACGGAATGTTGACCGCACCGATGACGTGCCCACGCTTGAAGTCGGCCGGCGTACGCACATCGACAAAGCGCGCGTCGCGGTCGTTGGACAGCCGCACGGCTTCCACCGGCGTCAGTCGACGACCGCCGCGCAGCGTGCCGTGCAGCTCGTTGGCCACGATAAGGAGGGCGACAACGCCGAGGGCGCTGAAAAGCAGCGGGTTCCGGGCGACGAATGCGAGGAGCTCTTCCATGGGATCGGGTCTGGGAATGGGTGCGCGACGGTCGTGCCGCTTCGCGATGGCATTATCGCACTTCGCGAAGCCGCTCATAGACGCCCGGACCCGCAGCCATGCGCCGCCGCCTCCTCCTTCTGTCGCTGCTGCTGGCACTTTCGCCAGCAGCCGCAGCCGAGCGCGATTACGCGCAGAGCGCCGAGGCGCTGGAAGAGCTGCGCGACCGCATCGCCGAGATCGACGAGCGCCTGAGGGAAGCCGGCACGCGCCGCAACCGCCTGCGCGAAGCGCTGGAAGCGGCCGAGCGCGCCGCCTCGAAGGCAACCGCCGAGCTGGCCGAGACCAAGCAAGAACTACAGCGGCTCGAGGCGCGCGAGGCCAAGGCGCGCCAGCGCGTGCGCGAAGCCGAGACCGCGCTCGCCCGGCACCAGCAGGCCCTTGCCGATCAGCTGCGCGCAGCCTGGCTGCTCGGTCGTCAACCGCAGACCAAGCTGCTGCTTGAGCAGGATGCTCCGGCACGACTGTCACGCATGCGCGCCTACTTCGCGCGCATGAGCGCCGCCAGCGCCGATGCGCTGGAGCGCACGCGCCAAGCCCATGCCGAGCAGGAAGCCGCGCTGCAGTCGCTGGCCGAGACCCGGGAAGAACTACGCGCCGCGCGCGCCGAACAGGAAGCCTTGGCTGCCGAGCAGCAGCGCCGGCGCGAGCAGCGCGCGCGCACGCTTGCGGCGCTGGGCAAACGCATCGCCGACGACAAGCAGGCGCTGGCGCAGACGCGGCGCGACGCCGAGGAACTGGAAGCCCTTCTGCGAGGCCTGCGCGAGGCGCTGGCGGACATCCCCGCCGACGCGGGCGCCGCCGCCCCTCTCGATCAGCTGCGCGGCGAGCTGCCCTGGCCGCTACGCGGACCGGTGCTGGCCGCCTTCGGGCAGGCACGCGCCAGCGGCCTGCCCTGGAAGGGCATCTGGATCGCCGCCGACGGCGGCGCGCGTGTCGGCGCCGTTGCTTCAGGGCGTGTGGCCTGGGCTGGCTGGATGCACCGCTACGGTCTGGTCGTCATCCTCGAGCACGCTGGCGGCTTCTACAGCCTCTACGGCCATGCCGAGCGAAGCCTGCGCCGCGTCGGCGAATGGGTGGAAGCCGGCGCAGCCATCATCACAGCGGGGGACTCCGGCGGCCAGTCCCGCAGCGGCGTCTATCTGGAGCTGCGCAAGGGCGCCGATGCCCTCGATCCCATCGCCTGGCTCCGCCCCCGCAACTGAAGCTGCGGGCCGCCCGCGCGCTGTCTGCGCCCCGCCGAGCCAGCGCTGGTGCTGTGCTAGTCTGCGCCGTCAATCGTCACCTCCGCACGTGCCATGTCGTCTAAGTCTTCGCTACGCACCCTTCTGGGCATCGCCTTCGGCACCCTGTTCGGTGTTTCCATCGCCATCACGCACGGCGTGCTCGCCGAGCGAGAGGCACCCATGGCGGACGCGGCCGGCAACGCGGGCATCCCGGTGCAGGATCTGCAGACCTTCGTCGAGGTGCTGACCCGGGTTCAGGACGGCTACGTCGAAGAAGTCAGCGACACCGAGCTGCTGGAGCACGCGATTCGCGGCATGCTCAGTGGCCTTGATCCGCATTCGGCCTATCTCGACGCGCAGGAGTTCGAGGACATCACCGCCTCGACGCAGGGCCAGTTCGGCGGCCTGGGCATTGAGGTACAGATGCAGGATGGCCTGGTGCGTGTGGTTGCGCCCATCGACGACACGCCAGCGGCACGCGCCGGCATTCAGCCCGGCGATCTGGTCGTCAAGATCGACGACACCAACGTCAAGGGCATGACCTTGACCGAGGCCGTGCGCCGCATGCGCGGCGAGCCGGGCACCGACATCGAGCTCACCATCGCCCGCGAGGGCGAGGCGCAGCCGGTCGTAGTGGAAATCGAGCGCGCCATCATCAAGGTCTCCAGCGTAAAGTCACGACCACTGACCGACGACATCGGCTACCTGCGCGTCAGCACCTTTACCAACAACACCGGCAAGAACCTCGTCGAGGAAGTGGGCAAGCTGCGCGATGCGCTGGATGGTGAGATGCGCGGCATGGTGCTCGACCTGCGCAACAACCCCGGCGGCGTGCTCAACGCCGCGGTGGACGTCAGCGGCGCCTTCCTTGAGAGCGGCGATGTCGTCTCGATCCGTGGTCGCGCCGAGGGTCAACGCCGCAACTTTTCGGCCGACGCCGGCGACATCCTCGACGGCATGCCCATGGTTGTACTGGTCAACGGCGGCTCGGCGTCGGCATCGGAGATCGTCGCCGGCGCGCTGCAGGATCACCGCCGCGCCGTCATTGTTGGCAGCAAGACCTTCGGCAAGGGCTCGGTACAGACCATCCTGCCGCTATCCAATGAAGGCGCCGTCAAGCTGACCACGGCGCGCTACTACACCCCGGACGGCCGCAGCATCCAGGCCGAGGGCATCGACCCCGATATCGAGCTGCAGTCTTTCAAGCTGGAACGCGTCGCCGGCGGACTGTCGGTGCGCGAGGCCGATCTCGACAACCGTCTGAGCAACGGCCAGAAGGACAGCGAGCAGCAGGACGGTGCGCGCGACGAGGCCGTCAAAGCCGCCGAGGGCGACGACGAGGACGGCAAGGACGACGGTGGAAAGGGCGAGGACGGCAAGCTCAAGTCGCTCGACCAGATCGCCGAGGCGGACTTCGGCCTCTACGAAGCGATCATCGTTCTGCGTGGCCTGATCGTCTCGGATCGCCACCGCGCCGACGACTGATTCGGCGCGAATGCGGTCGCTCGTCCGCCGCGTCGTCTCGCTGCTGCTCTGCGGCTGGGTCGGCGCCGCGGCGGCGGGCGACGCGCCCAAGCTGGCGCTGATACTCGACGATCTCGGCGAGCAACGCGTCGCCGGCGAGCGCGCCCTGCGCCTGCCTGCCTCAGTGGCGCTGTCCTATCTGCCGGCAAGCCCGCACACCGCTGCCCAAGCAGCCCGCGGCGCAGCCAATGGCCATGAGATCCTGCTGCATCTGCCGCTGCAGGCCGAGGACCCGCGAGCCACTGACGCCCGCGCGCTATCGGTGACAGCCACACCGGCACGTATCGCTCGCACCCTCGGCGTCGCCATGGCGCAGCTGCCGCAGGCCGTGGGGGTCAACAACCATCAGGGCAGCCGCTTCACGGCCGACTTCGGCGCCGTCGACGCACTGATGCGGGCGCTGGCCAGCCTGCCGGGCACGCCCTACTTCATCGACAGCCGCACCACCGCCGCCACGCGCGCCTTTGCCCGCGCCCGCGCGCTCGGCATTCCCGCCGCCGAGCGCCACGTCTTCATCGACGCGCAACGCGGCGAAGCGGCGGTGCGTCAGGGCTGGCAGCGCTGGCTGGCACACGCGCGCCGCGAAGGCCGTGCGCTGGCCATCGCGCACCCCTATCCGGAAACGCTGGCGCTGCTGGAAGCCGAGCTGCCGCGCTTGCGCGCACAGGGCTACAAGCTGGTGCCGCCCTCGGAGTTGCTGGAAGGCCGCGGCGCGCTCAGCGCGCGCGCCACCAGCTCCATGCACCCAGAGCCGCGCTGACCATCGCCAGTGCCGGCCCGCCCGGCAGGCCGATACCGGCCGCTTCCATCCCACCGAGGCCGACCGCGGCGAGAATCAATGTCGCGCCGATGATGCTGCGCCGCGTACGCTGGTTATCCTCGGCAATGCGCGCCTCCAGCTGCGCCAGCCGCGCGGCCGTGCTGCGCACACCGGGCTGCTCAGCCTCGACCAGCGCGCGCTCGGCGAGCCGCGGCAGCGCCTCGATGACCAGCGGCGCCTGGCGCTGCAGCGCCTTCGAGAGCCGCGCAGGGGACAGGCGGTCGCGCATCCAGTCCTCCATGATCGGCTTGGCCGTCTTCCAGAGGTCGAGTTCGGGGTCGAGCTGGCGGCCGAGGCCCTCGACCTGCAGCAGCGTCTTCTGCAGCAGCACGAGCTGCGGCTGCACCTCGTAGCGGAAGCGGCGCGCGATCTGGAAGAGGCGCAGCAGGAAGAAGCCGAAGGAGATGTCCTTGATGGGCTTGCCGAAGATCGGCTCGCAGACGGTGCGGATGGCCGATTCGAAATCCTCGACGCGGGTGTCGGCCGGAATCCAGCCGCTGTTGACGTGCAGCTCCGCGACGCGGCGATAGTCCTGGTTGAAGAAGGCGAGGAAGTTCTCGGCCAGATAGCGCTGGTCATCCGGCGTCAGGCTGCCGACGATGCCGAAGTCCACCGCCAGATAGCCCGGCTCGGCCGGGTCGGTCGTATCGACGATGATGTTGCCGGGGTGCATGTCGGCGTGGAAGAAGTTGTCGCGGAAGACCTGCTTGAAGAAGATCTCGACGCCGTGCTCGGAGAGCTTCTTGAAGTCCACGCCCTGAGCGCGCAACGCCTCGAGATCCCGGATGGAGGTGCCGAAGACACGCTCCTGCGTCAGCACCTCTGGCCGCGTGGCTTCCCATATCACCTGCGGGTGATAGATCAGCGGCGATCCCAGCCAGTTGCGACGCAGCTGGGCGCAGTTGGCGCCCTCGCGCATCAGATCCAGCTCGTCGAAGAGGATGCGCTCGAACTCGGCGACGATCGCCAGCGGCCGCAGTCGATGGCCTTCCGGATGCAGGCGCTCGATCAGCCCGGCCAGGGTGTACATCAGCGCGACGTCGCGGGCGATGGCCTCGCGCATGCCGGGACGCAGGATCTTGACGATGACGGCCATGCCGGCGCCGCCGTCGGCCTCGCGCAGCCGCGCGCCGTGCACCTGGGCGATGGAGGCCGAGGCCATGGGCTCGGCCTCGAAATCGACGTAGA of Algiphilus aromaticivorans DG1253 contains these proteins:
- a CDS encoding M16 family metallopeptidase, which encodes MLRILPLCLGLLAGCSLTNERPATADAPELPLPTVDWSQHTLDNGLTLLVHEDPKAPVAGVYVWYRVGSKDESPGRTGFAHLFEHLMFTGTEHFDGEFFEPLIAVGATGMNGTTSTDRTNYYQTVPVRALDRALWLESERMGHFIGAVTEDKLEREKGVVQNEYRQRRDRPYGAMWDHLVKGSYPQGHPYSWPTIGRMEDIAAAELDEVREWFNTHYGAANAILVVAGDVEAEAVRERVAHYFGGIDPGPTLHKPQRDIARMDGEKREVMEDKVPQARLLMAWNIPPEFAPATNALHLAGDLLASGRASRLHRELVEERELATQVSAGVWGKKLGSQFIVDATAAEGVSLDELEAAIDEILSRFKAEGPSAEELQRARVRLYASTIRGLQDVGGSGKADLLARSLALGGSPDAWREQLMQYRDATPESVRSAAAEWLEEGRYVLEVHPRGNLAAGEDKADRSKMPEPQGEPPALSLPDLQHMTLSNGLKVALAERSGVPQVEFRFIADAGYATDPAQLPGLASMAEALRTRGTPERDAIAISETTDSLGAQLSASVTRDHAIIGLSAVRPFLADSLALFSNVLRAPSFPEEELARMKRRREAAITQEKAQPSGLVSRHLSTLLYGEGHPYAQPPSGTGTTESLATMTRADLQAYQRDHIRPDNAQLLVTGDIDIEALRPLLEQHLGAWQPPANALPKQRSLAVPERDNGRVFLIDRPGAQQSYVAAARTAPPSGSPNDVGFELVNEVLGGKFTARLNQELRVARGWSYGIGSALTEALGPRPFYVYGAVQTDRTADAAAVIRDELAAIRGERPPTPGELDDAARSLTLSLPGEHQTLGQVTSSLGELLRLNLPEDYFADYVPAVNAAGPEQVAEAADKLIAPDAMTWLVVGDRSRIEADLRELGLGELTVLDRNGQPVE
- a CDS encoding cob(I)yrinic acid a,c-diamide adenosyltransferase; translation: MGNRLSKITTRTGDSGETGLATGERVPKTSPRVGAMGEIDELNSLLGIALADGLPEPLPGLLAPLQHELFDLGGELAMPGHSLLGEAAVARIEEASGQINELLPPLKEFVLPGGTVAAARLHLARAVARRCERALWILAADETVTPEALMYCNRLSDLLFNAARLAARADSDNEITWRRPGQR
- a CDS encoding NAD(P)H-dependent glycerol-3-phosphate dehydrogenase — its product is MSEVPAVRTMAVLGAGSFGTALAAHLAQHLDEVVLWGRDAEALAAMDAERENHEYLPGCHLPQTLRVEPDLARAMAVDGPVLVVVPSHALGELLHQMKPHLRAGQGVVLACKGLEPESGRLPHEVAQAVLGDWPRLAVLSGPTFAREVGQGLPTAVAIASEEEDFAEEIVGAFHYGAFRAYWNDDVIGVEVGGAVKNVIAIATGMTDGIGLGANTRTALITRGLAEIMRLCEALGGNRETLMGLAGMGDLVLTCTDDLSRNRRMGKALADGKSLEAAQREIRQVVEGVRVAPEVLRLAQRYGVEMPITEQVVAILAGETTPVEALRRLATRPPRAETD
- the ampD gene encoding 1,6-anhydro-N-acetylmuramyl-L-alanine amidase AmpD; protein product: MMTPRARLPDTLLPQPWTVDAQSHRLDAADWRPSPHQDARPGGAADIDTLVVHAISLPPGEYGGAHIDALFTDALDCDAHPYFAALRGLQVSAHCCIFRDGGVHQYVGFDARAWHAGASSFGDRSRVNDFSVGIELEGCDTEGFTEAQYASLTRAARALMAAYPGIAPARIVGHSDIAPGRKTDPGPHFDWQRLLAELRYRR
- a CDS encoding inositol monophosphatase family protein, encoding MQQFLDAALGAATAAAGVIRDGYAGGFKVRTKADASPVTEVDEAAEKTIKAHLAALFPDHGFYGEEFGIDRPDADYVWLVDPIDGTKAFVRGYPMFSTQIALMHRGELIVGVSCAPCFGAGETFFAARGMGAWRCEGVDAKAAAASRVQVSRAENYAETSLSMGNIATLAGQPRFARFAASVIPQLQRIRGYGDFLHYHLLASAKIDAVLESDINILDIAALAVIVREAGGVFTELDGGQLTLETGDALAAATPELYRRLQRELV
- a CDS encoding tRNA (cytidine(34)-2'-O)-methyltransferase encodes the protein MSTAGPAVVLLEPEIPGNTGNIIRLCANAGAALHLVRPLGFSLEDRLLKRAGLDYHEYVRVQVHDDLQAARTALGERRWIAFSAHGTGTHADWDYRPDDVLLFGPETRGLPPATREDAAACLRIPMQPDVRSLNLSNAAAIVLFEAWRQQAFAPDWRRG
- a CDS encoding putative signal transducing protein, with protein sequence MHVVYKAADPLEAAIVRDLLREAGLSAECLDEMAWGAQGELPANLFPRVAVRWQQEVARARELIRDYEHSPRQSDWRCRSCGETVDGSMGLCWKCGAQPPGEGSA
- the secB gene encoding protein-export chaperone SecB is translated as MAENEQPQRQLALQKIYLKDASLEVPKAPEIFQRTWKPSVDVNLSTATTALEQAGYYQVALKVTVSAKLEEETAFIIEVEQAGLFLLTGFSEQELPQVLNTHCPQALFPYTREAVSELAQRGGFQQLLLQPVNFDALYREHLERQRSGAKETVQ